A portion of the Anoxybacillus gonensis genome contains these proteins:
- a CDS encoding iron-sulfur cluster biosynthesis family protein, which translates to MVKITITERAIEQIRRVRGNKHVKLTYDTDDCGCAVNGVPMLLLVNQLDEHDVEIETNDIPIWMEKHRLIFFDEQMTIDVVDGAGCFQLKSPNQILNARMSLMER; encoded by the coding sequence ATGGTGAAAATTACGATAACGGAACGAGCGATCGAACAAATTCGCCGTGTTCGTGGAAACAAGCACGTCAAGCTGACATACGATACAGATGATTGCGGATGTGCTGTAAATGGAGTGCCGATGTTACTGCTTGTCAATCAATTAGACGAACATGATGTAGAGATTGAAACAAACGATATACCTATTTGGATGGAAAAACATCGGCTCATTTTTTTTGATGAACAAATGACGATTGATGTTGTCGATGGAGCAGGATGTTTTCAATTAAAAAGCCCGAATCAAATTTTAAATGCGCGCATGTCGCTTATGGAGCGTTGA
- a CDS encoding SDR family NAD(P)-dependent oxidoreductase, translated as MKLAGKYVVITGASSGIGEQIAYEVAKRGGIPILLARSKEKLAQIAQHIEQTYGMSCLYEQLDVSNQEEVDVVFDRLLASVDIDILVNNAGFGVFRYVEHIDLLEAKQMFDVNVLGLIACTKKVYTHMMKKRSGHIINVASQAGKIATPKSSVYAATKHAVLGFTNSLRMEASMYGIFVTAVNPGPIETNFFTVADTSGEYVKNVKQWMLRPEFVAKRIVDVMLTPTREVNLPFWMHIGSRLYQLFPAVIEKMGKRAFLKK; from the coding sequence ATGAAGTTAGCAGGGAAATACGTCGTTATTACAGGAGCGTCGAGCGGCATTGGCGAACAAATTGCATACGAAGTAGCTAAGCGTGGAGGAATACCGATATTGCTCGCTCGCTCAAAAGAAAAGTTGGCGCAAATCGCGCAACATATTGAACAAACGTACGGCATGTCTTGCTTATATGAACAGTTAGATGTCAGTAACCAAGAGGAAGTAGATGTTGTATTTGATCGATTACTCGCGTCTGTCGATATCGATATTCTTGTTAATAATGCCGGATTCGGTGTGTTTCGCTATGTCGAGCATATTGATTTGTTGGAAGCGAAGCAAATGTTTGATGTCAACGTGCTCGGATTGATCGCGTGTACAAAAAAAGTGTACACACATATGATGAAGAAACGATCCGGTCACATCATTAATGTCGCATCTCAAGCAGGAAAAATTGCGACGCCGAAATCGAGCGTATACGCCGCAACAAAACATGCTGTCCTTGGATTTACAAATAGCTTGCGAATGGAAGCGTCCATGTATGGCATTTTTGTCACTGCTGTGAACCCCGGACCGATCGAAACAAACTTTTTTACTGTTGCTGATACGTCTGGAGAATATGTGAAAAACGTGAAACAATGGATGCTCCGCCCTGAATTTGTCGCAAAACGTATCGTTGATGTGATGCTTACTCCGACGCGCGAAGTGAATTTGCCGTTTTGGATGCATATAGGAAGTCGATTGTATCAATTATTTCCAGCGGTCATCGAAAAAATGGGAAAACGGGCATTTTTAAAAAAGTAA
- a CDS encoding MBL fold metallo-hydrolase — translation MEQLHRIVVPTPFAVGDVNMYIVKGDRLTLIDAGVKTEEAWHVFVRELRELGYEPEDIEQVIITHHHPDHVGLLDYLPPSLPVIGHRKAAPWIAKDAAFFAWHQQYFEQFLIECGIGEEGLAKLGNFRRSLRFSCERSLTQEVKEGDMIEGWTVIETPGHAQSHIVLYREADGLMIGGDHLLATISSNPLLEPPAIGKQERPKPLLQYNDSLKKLLNYDIATIVTGHGEDVTDVASLVEKRLEKQKERAQYVWQLLSEKPMTAFDVCRALFPSVYEREFLLTMSETIGQLDYLEAIGAVKKEKDDQIYMYEVVRS, via the coding sequence ATGGAACAGTTGCATCGCATTGTCGTCCCAACGCCATTTGCCGTTGGCGATGTCAATATGTATATTGTCAAAGGAGACCGTTTAACGCTTATTGATGCGGGAGTAAAAACGGAAGAAGCATGGCATGTCTTCGTTCGTGAATTACGCGAACTCGGCTATGAACCGGAAGATATTGAGCAAGTCATCATTACACATCACCATCCAGATCACGTCGGTTTACTCGATTATTTACCGCCGTCGCTTCCTGTTATTGGCCATCGCAAAGCTGCACCGTGGATTGCGAAAGATGCTGCTTTTTTTGCGTGGCATCAACAATATTTTGAGCAATTTTTAATTGAATGTGGAATTGGAGAAGAAGGGCTTGCGAAACTTGGAAACTTTCGACGCTCTCTCCGTTTTTCGTGCGAGCGCTCGCTCACCCAAGAAGTAAAAGAAGGGGATATGATTGAAGGCTGGACGGTTATCGAAACGCCAGGTCATGCACAAAGTCATATTGTATTATATCGTGAAGCAGATGGCTTGATGATTGGAGGAGATCATTTGTTAGCGACCATTTCATCTAATCCATTGTTAGAGCCGCCTGCGATCGGGAAACAAGAGCGCCCAAAACCACTTTTGCAATATAACGATTCATTAAAAAAACTACTGAATTACGACATTGCCACAATTGTTACAGGACATGGAGAAGATGTGACAGATGTTGCATCACTGGTCGAAAAGCGACTTGAAAAACAAAAAGAGCGTGCACAATATGTATGGCAATTGTTAAGTGAAAAGCCAATGACGGCATTTGACGTATGCCGTGCGCTTTTTCCGTCCGTATATGAACGTGAATTTTTATTGACGATGTCCGAAACGATTGGTCAACTCGATTATTTAGAAGCGATCGGAGCAGTGAAAAAAGAAAAAGACGATCAAATATATATGTACGAAGTGGTGAGATCATGA
- the proI gene encoding pyrroline-5-carboxylate reductase ProI, translating into MTITFLGAGSMAEALISGVTQTLYEPKQMIVTNRSRMERLTYMQQTYGVRIETNKEQAVKEADIVILAMKPKDVAESLTPIAHAFHEQQLIISLLAGVTTDTIASLIGKQMPVIRAMPNTSAAIGQSATALAQGAYATDKHVHMAKELFETVGIVTIVDEKHLHAVTGLSGSGPAYVYYLVEAMEKAADEIGLERDIAKELILQTIIGAAHMLKATNKHPSVLRKEVTSPGGTTEAGIGVLERYRYQEAMIACIKRATERSKELGEALLSSVQ; encoded by the coding sequence ATGACGATCACATTTCTCGGTGCAGGGTCGATGGCAGAAGCGCTCATTTCAGGAGTGACACAGACACTATATGAGCCGAAACAAATGATTGTAACGAATCGCTCTCGAATGGAGCGACTGACGTATATGCAACAAACATACGGGGTACGAATCGAAACGAATAAAGAACAAGCCGTCAAAGAAGCTGATATCGTTATTTTAGCGATGAAGCCAAAAGACGTTGCAGAAAGCTTAACGCCGATCGCACATGCTTTTCATGAACAACAACTTATTATTTCATTGCTTGCGGGAGTGACGACGGATACGATTGCATCGCTCATCGGAAAACAAATGCCTGTCATTCGTGCCATGCCAAATACATCAGCAGCTATTGGGCAATCTGCCACCGCGCTAGCACAAGGTGCCTATGCAACAGATAAACATGTCCACATGGCAAAAGAGCTATTTGAAACGGTCGGGATTGTGACGATTGTTGATGAAAAGCATTTGCACGCAGTAACAGGGCTATCGGGTAGTGGACCGGCGTACGTTTACTATTTAGTCGAAGCGATGGAAAAAGCAGCGGATGAAATTGGACTTGAGCGCGATATTGCAAAAGAGCTTATTTTACAAACGATTATCGGTGCTGCTCATATGTTAAAAGCAACAAACAAACATCCATCCGTTTTGCGCAAAGAAGTAACAAGTCCAGGCGGGACGACAGAAGCTGGCATTGGGGTACTTGAACGTTATCGCTACCAAGAAGCGATGATTGCATGCATTAAACGAGCAACTGAACGATCAAAAGAACTTGGCGAAGCATTGCTTTCTTCCGTTCAATAG
- the namA gene encoding NADPH dehydrogenase NamA, with translation MLFSPYTIRDVTFKNRIVMSPMCMYACDREDGTVHNWHLIHYATRAVGQVGLIMVEATAVTPQGRISSRDLGIWDDNHIDGLRTLTTLVHEQGANIGIQLAHAGRKATVSGEIIAPSPIPFDETMRTPKEMTKEDIEETIDAFQQGARRAKEAGFDVIEIHAAHGYLINEFLSPLTNKRTDEYGGENRYRFLSEIIEAVKEVWNGPLFVRISAHDYHPDGLTVKDYVEYAKQMKAQGVDLIDVSSGAVVPAKIDAYPGYQVPFAETIRREASVPTGAVGLITSSLQAEEILRNGRADLIFIGRELLRNPYWPKTAANELGISLEAPKPYVRGW, from the coding sequence ATGTTATTTTCACCATATACGATTCGAGATGTTACCTTTAAAAACCGCATTGTTATGTCGCCGATGTGTATGTATGCGTGCGATCGCGAAGACGGAACGGTGCACAACTGGCATCTCATTCATTATGCAACGCGCGCTGTCGGGCAAGTCGGGCTCATTATGGTGGAAGCGACAGCCGTGACGCCACAAGGACGAATTTCGTCACGCGATTTAGGGATTTGGGATGATAACCATATTGACGGCTTGCGTACGCTTACTACGCTCGTTCATGAACAAGGTGCAAACATTGGCATTCAGCTTGCCCATGCCGGACGAAAGGCAACCGTTTCTGGAGAAATTATTGCACCATCCCCCATTCCATTTGATGAAACGATGCGAACACCAAAAGAAATGACAAAAGAAGACATTGAAGAAACGATCGATGCGTTTCAACAAGGGGCACGACGCGCCAAAGAAGCGGGATTTGACGTCATTGAAATTCATGCTGCTCACGGCTATCTCATTAACGAATTTTTATCGCCGCTCACAAACAAACGAACAGACGAATACGGTGGAGAAAACCGTTACCGCTTTTTAAGTGAAATCATTGAAGCAGTAAAAGAAGTATGGAACGGACCGCTATTTGTCCGTATTTCCGCACACGATTATCATCCAGATGGGTTAACAGTGAAAGACTATGTCGAATATGCAAAACAAATGAAAGCGCAAGGCGTTGACCTCATTGACGTCAGCTCTGGCGCCGTCGTTCCAGCAAAAATTGATGCGTATCCAGGTTATCAAGTGCCATTTGCGGAAACGATTCGCCGTGAAGCAAGCGTGCCAACTGGTGCTGTCGGACTCATTACGTCTAGCTTACAAGCGGAAGAAATTTTACGCAATGGCCGTGCCGATCTCATTTTTATCGGTCGCGAGCTTCTTCGCAACCCATATTGGCCAAAAACAGCTGCCAACGAACTCGGTATATCGCTTGAAGCACCGAAGCCATATGTCAGAGGGTGGTAA
- a CDS encoding CHY zinc finger protein yields the protein MIEVKGSVIDKHTRCVHYHSERDVIAIKFYCCKTYFPCVHCHEQHGCGKHVVWPKERFHEKAILCGVCQTELTIEQYMTSNYHCPHCNAAFNPGCQLHAHYYFEM from the coding sequence ATGATCGAAGTAAAAGGAAGCGTCATTGATAAACACACACGATGTGTACATTATCATAGTGAACGCGATGTCATTGCGATTAAGTTTTATTGCTGCAAAACATATTTTCCGTGTGTACATTGCCATGAACAACATGGTTGTGGCAAGCATGTCGTATGGCCGAAAGAACGTTTTCATGAAAAAGCGATTTTATGCGGTGTTTGTCAAACTGAGCTGACAATTGAACAATATATGACAAGCAATTACCATTGCCCACATTGCAACGCGGCGTTTAATCCGGGATGTCAACTTCACGCTCACTATTATTTTGAAATGTAA
- the rnz gene encoding ribonuclease Z codes for MELLFLGTGSGVPSKGRNVSAVALQLLEERGATWLFDCGEATQHQILHTSIRPRRIERIFITHLHGDHIFGLPGLLGSRSFQGGETPLFVYGPAGIRSFVETALAVSGTRLKYDLHIYEFTEGVIFEDEQFIVTAKLLDHGLPSYGFRIVEKDLPGTLLVDQLRALGVRPGPIYQQIKRGEIVTLDDGTVIDGRNFVAPPKKGRIVSIIGDTRYCEASVELAKQADVLVHEATFRAKEAHLAHDYYHSTTLQAAEVAKRAEVKQLILTHISSRYQGEMCDELVEEAKTIFPNVSLAFDFSSFPILRKEG; via the coding sequence GTGGAATTATTGTTTTTAGGAACGGGCTCTGGTGTCCCGTCAAAAGGGAGAAACGTATCGGCAGTTGCCCTTCAGCTATTAGAAGAAAGAGGAGCGACATGGCTGTTCGATTGCGGCGAAGCAACGCAACATCAAATTTTACATACGTCTATTCGCCCGCGACGCATTGAACGTATTTTTATTACTCATTTACACGGCGATCACATTTTTGGCTTGCCTGGATTGCTTGGAAGTCGCTCATTTCAAGGGGGAGAAACGCCTCTTTTTGTTTACGGTCCGGCTGGTATTCGTTCGTTTGTTGAAACTGCCTTGGCGGTTAGCGGTACGCGGTTAAAATATGATTTGCATATTTATGAGTTTACAGAAGGTGTCATATTTGAAGATGAGCAGTTTATTGTTACAGCGAAATTGCTTGATCACGGTTTACCTTCATACGGTTTCCGAATCGTTGAAAAAGATTTACCGGGCACGTTGCTCGTTGATCAATTGCGTGCACTTGGCGTGCGCCCAGGACCAATTTATCAACAAATTAAGCGAGGGGAGATTGTCACATTAGATGATGGAACTGTCATTGATGGACGGAACTTTGTAGCCCCGCCAAAGAAAGGACGCATTGTTTCGATTATAGGAGATACGCGTTATTGTGAGGCGAGTGTGGAATTGGCGAAACAAGCGGACGTCCTTGTCCACGAGGCAACATTTCGTGCCAAAGAAGCGCATTTAGCGCATGATTACTATCATTCAACGACGTTGCAAGCAGCGGAAGTAGCGAAACGAGCGGAAGTGAAGCAACTCATTTTGACACATATTAGTTCCCGTTACCAAGGAGAGATGTGTGACGAACTCGTTGAAGAAGCGAAAACGATTTTTCCGAACGTGTCACTTGCTTTCGATTTCTCATCGTTTCCAATTTTACGAAAAGAGGGTTAA